In Drosophila yakuba strain Tai18E2 chromosome 2R, Prin_Dyak_Tai18E2_2.1, whole genome shotgun sequence, a single genomic region encodes these proteins:
- the LOC6529748 gene encoding protein screw, whose protein sequence is MFNVFLITSLLYVASGTSYVTTNSHIEMPIYQKRPLSEQMEMIDILDLGDRPRRQAEPNLHNSASKFLLEVYNEISEDQEPKEVLHQRHKRSLDDDILISNEDRQEIASCNSILTFSSRIKPEEPDNELDMHITFNTNDVPVDLSLVQAMLRIYKQPSLVDRRENFTVSVYRKLDNRQDFSYRILGSVNTTTSQRGWLEFNLTETLRTWLLNKGLQRRNELRISIGDSQLSSFAAGLVTPQTSRSGLEPFIVGYFNGPELLVKIQKLRFKRDLEKRRAGGSPPPPPPPPVDLYRPPQSCERLNFTVDFKELHMHNWVIAPKKFEAYFCGGGCNFPLGTKMNATNHAIVQTLMHLKQPHLPKPCCVPTVLGAITILRYLNEDIIDLTKYQKAVAKECGCH, encoded by the coding sequence ATGTTTAACGTGTTTTTAATAACCAGCCTGCTTTATGTTGCAAGTGGTACCTCTTATGTGACCACCAATAGTCACATCGAGATGCCAATATACCAAAAGCGTCCTTTAAGCGAGCAAATGGAGATGATTGATATCCTGGATTTGGGTGACCGTCCGAGAAGACAGGCGGAGCCTAACCTCCACAATTCAGCCTCCAAATTCCTTCTCGAAGTTTACAATGAGATCAGCGAGGACCAAGAGCCAAAAGAGGTCCTGCATCAGCGCCACAAACGCTCGCTGGACGATGACATCCTTATTTCAAACGAGGATCGACAGGAGATTGCCAGCTGCAACAGCATCCTTACCTTTTCCAGCCGTATAAAACCCGAGGAACCGGACAACGAGCTTGATATGCACATTACTTTCAATACCAACGATGTGCCAGTGGATTTGAGTTTGGTTCAGGCCATGCTCAGGATATACAAGCAGCCAAGTCTGGTGGACAGAAGGGAGAACTTCACCGTGTCCGTGTATCGAAAACTGGACAATCGCCAGGACTTCTCGTATCGCATTCTGGGCTCTGTGAATACAACGACCAGCCAACGTGGCTGGTTGGAATTCAATTTGACAGAAACTCTGAGGACTTGGTTACTCAATAAGGGACTACAACGGCGAAATGAGCTAAGGATATCAATTGGCGACTCCCAACTGAGTTCATTTGCAGCTGGATTGGTGACTCCGCAGACCAGTCGCTCTGGCCTAGAGCCCTTTATTGTCGGCTATTTCAACGGCCCCGAGCTTTTGGTCAAAATACAGAAACTTCGTTTCAAGAGAGATCTAGAGAAGCGAAGGGCCGGTGGTtctccaccacctcctcctccaccccCCGTGGATCTGTACAGACCTCCACAGTCCTGCGAGCGTCTCAACTTCACCGTGGATTTCAAAGAGCTGCATATGCACAACTGGGTTATAGCGCCCAAAAAGTTTGAGGCTTATTTCTGCGGCGGCGGTTGCAACTTCCCGCTGGGCACCAAAATGAATGCCACCAACCACGCCATCGTCCAAACGCTGATGCACCTGAAGCAGCCGCATTTGCCCAAGCCTTGCTGTGTGCCCACAGTTTTGGGCGCCATTACTATTCTAAGGTATCTGAATGAGGACATCATCGACCTGACCAAATACCAAAAGGCAGTGGCCAAGGAGTGTGGATGTCATtag